One genomic segment of Rhizorhabdus phycosphaerae includes these proteins:
- the era gene encoding GTPase Era yields MTERCGFVAVVGAPNAGKSTLVNALVGQKVAIVSPKAQTTRTRLIGVAIAGESQMLLVDTPGIFAPRRRLDRAMVAAAWGGAQDADLIAFVIDAKTGITHRIADLLDTLAQRREPKLVILNKVDICTKESLLDLAVRLQDKLAPEAIYMVSAATGDGIEDLRAALAARVPEGPWHFPEEQVSDATDRMLAAEVTREQLFLQLHAELPYDSAVETEKYEERKDGSVAIHQQILIARDSQKAIILGKRGTRLKEIGSRSREELEKLLDRKVHLFLHVKVAEKWGEDRGLYREIGLDWVD; encoded by the coding sequence ATGACCGAGCGCTGCGGCTTCGTCGCCGTCGTCGGCGCCCCCAATGCGGGCAAGTCCACCCTCGTCAACGCGCTGGTCGGCCAGAAGGTCGCGATCGTCAGCCCCAAGGCGCAGACGACGCGCACCCGGCTGATCGGCGTCGCGATCGCCGGCGAGAGCCAGATGCTGCTGGTCGACACGCCCGGCATCTTCGCGCCGCGCCGCCGGCTCGACCGCGCGATGGTCGCGGCCGCCTGGGGCGGTGCGCAGGACGCCGACCTGATCGCCTTCGTGATCGATGCCAAGACGGGCATCACCCACCGCATCGCCGACCTGCTCGACACGCTTGCCCAGCGACGCGAGCCCAAACTGGTGATCCTCAACAAGGTCGACATCTGTACCAAGGAAAGCCTGCTCGATCTTGCCGTGCGGCTGCAGGACAAGCTGGCGCCTGAGGCGATCTACATGGTGTCGGCCGCGACTGGCGACGGCATCGAGGATCTGCGCGCGGCGCTGGCGGCGCGTGTGCCCGAGGGGCCATGGCATTTTCCCGAAGAGCAGGTGTCCGACGCCACCGACCGCATGCTCGCCGCCGAAGTCACCCGCGAGCAGCTGTTCCTCCAACTGCACGCCGAACTCCCCTATGACTCGGCGGTCGAGACCGAGAAATATGAGGAGCGCAAGGACGGGTCTGTCGCGATCCACCAGCAGATCCTGATCGCACGCGACAGCCAGAAGGCGATCATCCTCGGCAAGCGCGGCACGCGCCTCAAGGAGATCGGCTCGCGCTCCCGCGAGGAGCTGGAAAAACTGCTCGACCGCAAGGTCCACCTGTTCCTGCACGTCAAGGTCGCCGAGAAATGGGGCGAGGATCGCGGTCTCTACCGCGAGATCGGGCTGGACTGGGTCGACTGA
- the rnc gene encoding ribonuclease III, with amino-acid sequence MHDDELRRWVESALGHVPRDLPMFRRALTHGSYGPVHYERLEFLGDRVLGLITATWLYEIYGDEPEGKLSRRFNTLVSREVCAEVGREIGVSTYMLLGKQARDDGAAQSDNVVGDVVEALIGALYLEGGLETAQRFVRKAWASHVTGQAQAPKHPKSALQEWAAAHRCKPPVYTMGSRIGPHHAPRFTVTVSIAGKAEASAEGSSKQEAETAAAKALLEKLS; translated from the coding sequence ATGCATGACGACGAACTTCGCCGCTGGGTGGAAAGCGCTCTCGGCCATGTCCCCCGGGACCTGCCGATGTTCCGGCGCGCCCTGACCCATGGCAGCTATGGTCCGGTCCATTATGAGCGCCTCGAATTTCTCGGCGATCGCGTGCTTGGCCTGATTACCGCCACCTGGCTCTACGAAATCTATGGCGACGAGCCCGAGGGCAAGCTGTCGCGCCGCTTCAACACGCTCGTCAGCCGCGAGGTCTGCGCCGAGGTCGGCCGCGAGATCGGGGTCAGCACCTATATGCTGCTCGGCAAGCAGGCGCGCGACGATGGTGCGGCGCAGAGCGACAATGTCGTCGGCGACGTGGTCGAGGCGCTGATCGGCGCGCTCTATCTCGAAGGCGGGCTCGAAACGGCACAACGCTTCGTGCGCAAGGCCTGGGCCAGCCATGTCACCGGCCAGGCGCAGGCCCCGAAACATCCCAAATCCGCTCTGCAGGAATGGGCCGCCGCCCATCGCTGCAAGCCGCCCGTCTATACGATGGGCAGTCGGATCGGGCCGCACCATGCGCCCCGCTTCACCGTCACCGTTTCGATTGCGGGCAAGGCCGAGGCCAGCGCCGAAGGCAGCTCGAAACAGGAAGCCGAAACCGCCGCCGCCAAGGCGCTGCTGGAGAAATTGTCATGA
- a CDS encoding DUF4169 family protein, whose protein sequence is MGDVVNLNKARKAKARIEAKARAEANRARFSRTKAERRRDEAERDRLVQIVDGAKLDDA, encoded by the coding sequence ATGGGCGACGTCGTCAATCTCAACAAGGCACGCAAGGCGAAGGCACGGATCGAGGCGAAGGCGCGGGCCGAAGCCAATCGCGCACGCTTCAGCCGGACGAAGGCCGAGCGTCGCCGCGACGAAGCGGAGAGGGATCGCCTGGTTCAGATTGTGGACGGCGCAAAACTCGACGACGCGTGA
- the fliS gene encoding flagellar export chaperone FliS — translation MSNGYGATGGAKMAYQNVDIEARVLAATPHQLIGILFEELTKALEIMVAAQRVGNRAKIIDKQARASNILLALETSLDFRNGGEIAVNLARIYREARRLVQLGGRSHDPEAVERAGALLKDIVEAWEQIG, via the coding sequence ATGAGTAACGGTTACGGCGCCACGGGCGGCGCGAAGATGGCCTATCAGAACGTCGATATTGAAGCCCGTGTCCTCGCGGCCACACCCCACCAGCTGATCGGCATATTGTTCGAAGAGCTGACCAAGGCGCTGGAAATCATGGTCGCAGCGCAGCGCGTCGGCAATCGCGCCAAGATCATCGATAAACAGGCCCGCGCCTCCAACATCCTGCTGGCGCTCGAAACCAGCCTCGACTTCCGCAATGGCGGTGAGATCGCGGTCAATCTCGCCCGCATCTATCGCGAGGCGCGTCGGCTGGTGCAGCTTGGCGGCCGCAGCCATGACCCGGAAGCAGTCGAACGCGCAGGCGCGCTGCTGAAGGACATTGTCGAAGCCTGGGAACAGATCGGCTGA
- the fliD gene encoding flagellar filament capping protein FliD: MVSSVGSSILTSLGASSIDTASLVDQLAQAAISDKQKALTTRETANTAKISDLASAISSINAFSSSLSTLISGGTLYTQPTSSNSSVLQASALAGARLNGLSASVRVEKLAMAQTMTAAPLAGVSSTVGTGTLELKVGSQTKTITIGSTNNTLAGLAQAIKDSGLGVTASIVSDATGARLVVKGSTGAANAFSLKMTSGTAGELDRFAYDPATYDPDAITGLTLQQGAQNAELIVDGVTVSKATNSITDVIDGVKLDLLSASPGTTITIGSTQPVDAIKQAVGDFVDAFNELRTTLRTMTGTDGSLRSDTGIRTLVQRLSSLTSTRLTYATDGSPTTLAEIGVSTNRDGSLTLDSGRLSSIMASNPSAVEAMFNPGQRSDNPLIQITSAVGKTKGGVYTVTNATPGTSSSAASATLNGGFTLPLGATGVQASFTSAASGLSFDVLGSVSSATITIDTGLQGALDAIKSELTASSGQLTASQSRLETEKAAISEDKEKLTAKDTAYRAQLTAQYTRMQSSLFALTSTQSYLTQQIKLWTNDSSS; this comes from the coding sequence ATGGTTAGCTCGGTCGGTTCATCGATCCTTACCTCGCTGGGCGCATCCAGCATCGACACCGCATCGCTTGTCGATCAGCTGGCGCAGGCCGCGATTTCCGACAAGCAGAAGGCACTGACGACCCGCGAGACCGCCAACACGGCGAAGATCTCCGATCTCGCCAGCGCTATCAGCTCGATCAACGCCTTTTCCAGCTCGCTCTCGACCCTCATTTCGGGTGGCACCCTCTATACCCAGCCGACCAGTTCCAACAGCTCGGTGCTGCAGGCCTCGGCGTTGGCCGGAGCACGTCTCAACGGGCTTTCTGCATCGGTACGGGTGGAAAAGCTCGCCATGGCGCAGACTATGACGGCAGCGCCCCTCGCTGGCGTATCGAGCACCGTCGGGACCGGCACGCTGGAACTCAAGGTCGGCAGCCAGACAAAGACGATCACGATTGGTTCGACCAACAACACGCTGGCCGGGCTCGCGCAGGCGATCAAGGACAGCGGGCTCGGCGTCACCGCCAGCATCGTCAGCGACGCGACCGGCGCGCGGCTGGTCGTCAAGGGCTCGACGGGCGCAGCCAATGCCTTCTCGCTCAAGATGACAAGCGGAACCGCAGGCGAACTCGACCGCTTCGCTTATGATCCGGCAACCTATGATCCCGATGCCATCACCGGCCTGACGCTGCAGCAGGGCGCGCAAAATGCCGAACTGATCGTCGATGGCGTGACCGTCAGCAAGGCGACAAACAGCATCACCGACGTGATCGACGGTGTGAAGCTGGACCTTCTGTCGGCGTCGCCCGGCACCACGATCACGATCGGCTCGACACAGCCCGTCGACGCGATCAAGCAGGCAGTGGGCGACTTCGTAGACGCTTTCAACGAGTTGCGAACGACCCTGCGGACCATGACCGGTACAGACGGATCGCTGCGCAGCGATACCGGCATCCGCACGCTCGTCCAGCGGCTAAGTTCGCTGACCTCGACCCGCCTGACCTATGCCACCGATGGCAGCCCGACGACGCTGGCGGAGATCGGCGTCTCGACCAATCGCGACGGCAGCCTGACGCTCGACAGCGGGCGTCTTTCTTCGATCATGGCCAGCAATCCATCGGCGGTGGAGGCCATGTTCAACCCCGGCCAGCGCAGCGACAATCCGCTGATCCAGATCACGAGCGCCGTCGGCAAGACCAAGGGCGGCGTGTACACCGTGACCAATGCAACGCCGGGAACCAGCTCGTCGGCCGCATCGGCGACGCTGAACGGCGGTTTCACCCTGCCGCTGGGCGCCACCGGCGTCCAGGCTTCGTTCACGTCGGCGGCCTCGGGCCTGTCCTTCGACGTCCTCGGCTCGGTCAGCAGCGCAACCATTACCATCGATACCGGCCTGCAGGGGGCGCTCGACGCGATCAAGAGCGAGCTCACTGCGTCCTCGGGACAGCTCACCGCCTCACAGAGCCGGCTCGAAACGGAAAAGGCCGCAATCAGCGAGGACAAGGAGAAGCTGACCGCGAAAGACACGGCTTACCGGGCCCAGCTGACGGCGCAATATACCCGCATGCAGTCGTCGCTGTTCGCCCTGACCTCGACCCAGAGCTACCTGACGCAGCAGATCAAGCTGTGGACCAACGACAGTTCAAGTTAA
- the flhB gene encoding flagellar type III secretion system protein FlhB produces MAEGPEDDEKTEAPTAKRQKDAADKGDVLQSRELGTALVMIVGAAWIAMAGPWMLGSLRQMLTNGLSFDAASLERFDPVSAFLSLVVTVALPLIVLLGLTLAAAIAAPALLGSLGFRWSAIGFKANKLNPAAGLKRMFGTQGLIELGKSLLKILVLGAVGYWLLMDQIASIVTLGRQDLRTALDELGSSFTFAVLIMTLALAVVAGADIPAQIFQRAKRLRMSKQEIKEEGKQTEGSPEAKAAIRSKQLQAAKGSARKAVLDSTVVLTNPTHFAVALRYRPGFDAAPVVLARGRGATAQAIRELAVENSVPLLSYPQLARAIYYTSRSGQMIREDLFIAVAAILAFVFNLDRAMAEGIVQPDVDVPAGARFDEEGRKIG; encoded by the coding sequence ATGGCAGAGGGTCCCGAGGACGACGAAAAGACAGAAGCCCCGACCGCCAAGCGGCAGAAGGACGCTGCGGACAAGGGTGACGTTCTCCAGTCCCGCGAGCTCGGTACAGCGCTGGTGATGATCGTCGGCGCGGCTTGGATCGCCATGGCGGGTCCGTGGATGCTCGGCTCGCTGCGACAGATGCTCACCAATGGGCTATCCTTCGACGCAGCCTCGCTCGAGCGCTTCGATCCGGTCTCGGCCTTCCTGTCGCTCGTCGTGACCGTCGCCCTTCCCCTGATCGTGCTGCTCGGGCTCACCTTGGCGGCAGCGATCGCCGCTCCGGCGCTGCTGGGCTCGCTGGGGTTCCGCTGGTCGGCGATCGGTTTCAAGGCGAACAAGCTTAACCCGGCAGCGGGATTGAAGCGGATGTTCGGAACCCAGGGCCTGATCGAGCTCGGCAAGTCCCTGCTCAAGATCCTGGTCCTCGGCGCAGTCGGCTACTGGCTGCTGATGGACCAGATCGCCAGCATCGTGACGCTTGGACGCCAGGATCTCAGGACCGCGCTCGACGAGTTGGGTTCGTCCTTCACCTTCGCCGTGCTGATCATGACGCTTGCTCTGGCGGTCGTCGCCGGAGCCGACATTCCGGCGCAGATCTTCCAGCGCGCCAAAAGACTGCGCATGTCGAAGCAGGAAATCAAGGAAGAGGGTAAGCAGACCGAAGGCTCGCCCGAAGCGAAGGCGGCGATCCGGTCGAAGCAGTTGCAGGCTGCCAAGGGATCGGCCCGCAAGGCGGTTCTCGATTCGACCGTAGTGCTCACGAACCCGACCCATTTCGCGGTCGCGCTGCGCTATCGCCCCGGATTCGACGCCGCGCCGGTGGTGCTCGCACGCGGACGTGGCGCGACCGCGCAGGCCATCCGCGAACTCGCGGTCGAGAATTCGGTCCCCCTCCTTTCCTACCCCCAGCTGGCACGCGCCATTTACTACACCAGCCGGTCGGGCCAGATGATCCGCGAGGACCTGTTCATCGCGGTCGCCGCCATCCTGGCCTTCGTCTTCAATCTCGACCGGGCGATGGCCGAGGGCATCGTCCAGCCCGACGTCGACGTCCCCGCCGGCGCCCGCTTCGACGAAGAAGGCCGCAAGATCGGCTGA
- the fliR gene encoding flagellar biosynthetic protein FliR, whose product MIPQGLAGVETQLWLWMIAMIRPGAAFIAAPVFGAPQVPVQIRAVVALALGIPAFASTPFVLPLGGIVSIDGVFLVAGEALIGLALGFAVQIGFSTALLAGEVVSNAMGLGFAAMMDPATGATSPAVSQYLSLLAMFLFLATGGHLQLAAIIVESYQALPPGQGGLGGSSIQGLVLFGGELFSAGLAIALPVGFAIILVQLVMAMLARSAPQMNIFAVGLPATLMAGIVLIAIASPVMADGIASSLQRGLAEARLLAAGK is encoded by the coding sequence GTGATACCCCAGGGCCTGGCCGGGGTCGAAACCCAGCTGTGGCTGTGGATGATCGCCATGATCCGCCCGGGTGCGGCATTCATCGCGGCGCCGGTTTTCGGCGCGCCGCAGGTGCCGGTCCAGATTCGCGCAGTAGTCGCGCTGGCGCTGGGCATCCCCGCCTTCGCGAGCACGCCCTTCGTGCTGCCTCTGGGCGGGATCGTCAGCATCGACGGCGTCTTCCTGGTCGCGGGTGAGGCCCTGATCGGGCTGGCCCTGGGCTTCGCGGTTCAGATCGGTTTCTCGACGGCGCTGCTCGCCGGGGAGGTCGTCAGCAATGCGATGGGCCTCGGCTTCGCGGCGATGATGGATCCCGCGACCGGCGCGACCTCGCCGGCCGTCTCGCAATATCTGTCCCTTCTCGCGATGTTCCTCTTCCTCGCCACCGGCGGTCATCTCCAACTGGCGGCGATTATCGTCGAGAGCTACCAGGCCCTGCCCCCGGGCCAGGGTGGCCTGGGCGGAAGCAGCATCCAGGGCCTCGTCCTGTTCGGTGGAGAGCTCTTCTCGGCGGGGCTGGCGATCGCCCTGCCCGTCGGCTTCGCGATCATCCTGGTCCAGCTCGTCATGGCGATGCTCGCACGCTCGGCACCGCAGATGAACATCTTCGCGGTGGGCCTCCCCGCGACGCTCATGGCGGGGATCGTCCTGATCGCAATCGCCTCCCCGGTGATGGCCGACGGCATCGCCTCCTCGCTCCAGCGCGGCCTCGCTGAGGCGCGCCTGCTCGCCGCCGGGAAATAG
- the fliQ gene encoding flagellar biosynthesis protein FliQ, which yields MDSAASPEYFIGVAQQAMWVLALISTPVLIPALIVGILLGMIQAATSINEQTLSFVPKLIVVGAALAIFGGAMLMLLADFTRELFARIPDMLR from the coding sequence ATGGATAGCGCTGCCTCCCCCGAATATTTCATCGGCGTCGCACAGCAGGCGATGTGGGTGCTGGCGCTGATTTCAACCCCCGTGCTGATCCCGGCGCTGATCGTCGGCATCCTGCTGGGCATGATCCAGGCCGCCACCTCGATCAACGAACAGACGTTGAGCTTCGTCCCCAAGTTGATCGTCGTCGGTGCGGCGCTTGCCATCTTCGGCGGTGCGATGCTGATGCTGCTGGCCGATTTCACCCGCGAGCTGTTCGCGCGGATACCGGACATGCTGCGGTGA
- the fliP gene encoding flagellar type III secretion system pore protein FliP (The bacterial flagellar biogenesis protein FliP forms a type III secretion system (T3SS)-type pore required for flagellar assembly.): MKAGGLFTIRMILAAAALIGAGVLLGDPALASTAGPAQSGALDRAMTTIASDGRPLSLSLQILVLMSLLTVLPSLVLMMTSFTRIIIVLSLLRQALGLQQTPPNQVLVGLSLFLSLFIMKPSIDQMNATAFKPYGAGQITIEEAITRSGSVLHRFMVLQTRQTDLKLFADLARAPRFARPADIPFSILLPAFVTSELKTAFQIGFLIFLPFLIIDLVVASTLMSLGMMMLSPAIISMPFKLLLFVLVDGWALTMGSLAASFAT, encoded by the coding sequence CCGCTCTGATCGGGGCCGGCGTGCTGCTCGGCGATCCTGCCTTGGCCTCGACGGCGGGGCCGGCGCAAAGCGGCGCGCTCGACCGCGCGATGACGACGATCGCCAGCGACGGCCGCCCGCTGTCGCTGTCGCTCCAGATTCTCGTGCTGATGAGCCTGCTCACGGTTCTGCCGTCGCTGGTGCTGATGATGACGAGCTTCACCCGCATCATCATCGTGCTCTCTCTCCTCCGCCAGGCGCTGGGCCTTCAGCAGACACCGCCCAATCAGGTGCTGGTCGGGCTGTCGCTGTTCCTGTCGCTGTTCATCATGAAGCCTTCGATCGACCAGATGAATGCCACCGCCTTCAAGCCCTATGGCGCAGGTCAGATCACCATCGAGGAGGCGATCACCCGCAGCGGTTCGGTCCTGCACCGCTTCATGGTGCTGCAGACGCGCCAGACGGACCTGAAGCTGTTTGCCGACCTGGCCCGGGCGCCGCGTTTCGCCCGTCCGGCGGACATCCCTTTCTCGATCCTCCTGCCCGCCTTCGTGACCAGCGAATTGAAGACCGCGTTCCAGATCGGCTTCCTCATCTTTCTGCCATTTCTGATTATCGATCTCGTCGTGGCGTCGACGCTGATGTCGCTCGGCATGATGATGTTGTCACCCGCAATAATTTCGATGCCATTCAAGCTGTTGCTGTTCGTTCTTGTCGACGGATGGGCACTTACCATGGGCTCGCTCGCGGCGAGTTTCGCGACGTGA